Proteins encoded within one genomic window of Halodesulfovibrio sp.:
- a CDS encoding response regulator transcription factor: MAAPIRVLLVDDHDIVRMGLRGFLSGYDDIEIAGEAANGQQAVKLAAELAPDIILMDMVMPVMDGIQAIQAIRDRKLRGNIIVLTSFATDDKVFPAIKSGAMGYLLKDSAPEDLLKAIRKVHKGEPSLAPDIARKLLAEISLPDKPETPTPEPLTPREVDILRLVAQGKSNKIIAEEVFVSEATVRTHMTNILSKLHLANRVQATLYALREGLASLSLEK; the protein is encoded by the coding sequence ATGGCAGCACCTATTCGTGTTTTACTTGTTGATGACCATGACATTGTCCGCATGGGGTTACGAGGCTTTCTTTCTGGATATGATGATATTGAAATAGCAGGCGAAGCAGCAAATGGACAACAGGCGGTTAAACTGGCAGCAGAACTTGCTCCGGACATTATCCTTATGGATATGGTCATGCCCGTTATGGACGGGATTCAGGCTATTCAAGCAATCCGCGATCGCAAATTACGCGGAAATATTATCGTTCTCACCAGTTTTGCGACAGATGATAAAGTGTTTCCAGCCATTAAATCCGGTGCAATGGGATATTTATTAAAAGATTCTGCACCAGAAGATCTGCTTAAAGCAATCCGTAAAGTGCACAAGGGAGAGCCTTCACTCGCACCGGATATTGCCCGCAAACTTTTGGCTGAAATATCACTGCCGGATAAACCGGAAACCCCAACGCCTGAACCGCTTACTCCTCGCGAAGTTGATATTCTGCGCCTTGTAGCTCAAGGAAAAAGCAATAAGATCATTGCGGAAGAAGTTTTTGTCAGTGAAGCTACAGTACGCACCCATATGACAAACATTCTTTCCAAGCTTCACCTTGCCAACCGCGTACAAGCTACGCTGTACGCCCTGCGGGAAGGTCTGGCATCATTATCCTTAGAAAAATAG
- a CDS encoding SLC13 family permease — MKKIITILALIGIIIIAGSSFALAAAPPEAGLLDAYLTLGILVIAAILFFSDIIPLPVTAMLVPVSLSMLNIIPAKAAFANFGNKWVVIFMAMFIVGESTFITGFADKIGKATVKLSKGSEIRLLVLAMCSVGVLSAFLSNTGTTVVAIPMIMGMCVSANIRPSKILMPVAFAASLGGTMTLVGTPPNGLVNSVLEKMGPAGIQPFGFFEFAKIGSILFVVGILYYTFIGHKFLPDNTAECEQTEIAKPSRPEKMWWSLLIFFFVVVAMATKIMPLVTAAMLGACLVIITGCITMEEAYKSVDWTTIFLFAGMLSMSSAMKSSGAAQLIADTVVHYVTSPYALLAVVCAVTALVTNFMSNTATAALMAPLAIPIAVNSGLSPLPLVMGIAMSASACFLTPVATPPNTIVLGPGKYTFSQYVKAGWPLQVISFVIIVAVVPLIWPFYPAGQ; from the coding sequence ATGAAAAAAATTATCACTATTCTAGCACTTATTGGAATCATCATCATTGCAGGCAGCTCATTTGCATTAGCTGCTGCTCCACCGGAAGCAGGACTGCTTGATGCCTATCTAACCCTCGGCATTCTGGTTATTGCCGCAATTCTGTTTTTCTCTGATATTATTCCGCTTCCTGTAACAGCAATGCTTGTTCCTGTTTCGCTGAGCATGCTGAACATTATTCCTGCAAAAGCTGCTTTTGCAAACTTCGGTAACAAATGGGTAGTTATTTTTATGGCAATGTTTATTGTCGGTGAATCTACCTTTATCACCGGATTTGCAGATAAAATTGGTAAAGCTACGGTAAAGCTCTCCAAGGGCAGCGAAATTAGACTGCTCGTACTTGCCATGTGCTCCGTAGGCGTACTCTCCGCATTTCTGTCTAACACAGGGACAACTGTTGTAGCTATTCCAATGATTATGGGCATGTGTGTTTCAGCAAACATACGCCCGAGTAAAATTCTTATGCCAGTTGCATTTGCAGCCTCTCTTGGCGGTACAATGACATTGGTCGGCACACCACCAAACGGTCTTGTTAACTCCGTTCTCGAAAAAATGGGACCTGCGGGTATCCAGCCGTTCGGCTTCTTTGAGTTCGCAAAGATCGGCAGTATCCTCTTTGTTGTCGGCATCTTATACTATACTTTCATCGGACACAAATTCCTTCCAGACAACACTGCCGAATGTGAACAGACAGAGATTGCAAAGCCTTCCCGTCCTGAAAAAATGTGGTGGTCGCTGCTTATATTCTTCTTTGTCGTCGTTGCCATGGCAACTAAAATTATGCCGCTGGTTACCGCTGCCATGCTTGGTGCATGTCTGGTAATTATCACTGGCTGTATTACAATGGAAGAGGCATACAAATCTGTAGACTGGACAACTATTTTCCTATTCGCAGGTATGCTCTCCATGTCCTCAGCAATGAAATCATCCGGCGCTGCACAGCTTATTGCCGACACAGTAGTTCATTATGTAACAAGTCCATATGCCCTGCTTGCCGTTGTCTGTGCAGTTACCGCGCTGGTTACAAACTTTATGTCTAACACTGCAACTGCGGCTCTTATGGCTCCGCTTGCTATTCCTATTGCAGTAAACAGCGGACTTTCCCCACTGCCATTGGTTATGGGTATTGCAATGTCAGCCTCAGCTTGTTTCCTTACTCCGGTGGCAACCCCACCGAACACGATTGTACTCGGTCCGGGTAAATACACATTCAGCCAGTACGTTAAAGCTGGTTGGCCACTTCAGGTCATCAGTTTTGTAATAATTGTTGCCGTTGTTCCTCTGATCTGGCCATTCTATCCAGCAGGACAATAA
- a CDS encoding GAF domain-containing sensor histidine kinase, with amino-acid sequence MNNKQLLQKAAAAIRAEHDVCVEELASLLRKHQPQHYADEKPFETAQHLSSFFTHLTKSMDEHSLEPLSIFFASTAQKKISRGIQLSDMLEGIMLGKYCISQAILRHTPSSEERNNILAAIDLLYVDLNKITGEKYANLLTAERNAEHERIKLLLEATKAITSFTNPQKTLEHLAQVLSETLDQGFCIIFLQNSETQGLAPHASWGHSSPEYKRCFEGVRLCTSGDSITAIGGESFGICALNSESSVIAEHIPDKIRSEHMALFPIKSSAASLHGIAMIGSNTPHYTIQPEQKELIEGILHTVSAAVELAASIKDKERQLKESESLRRVANLLLQHPEAKTEYVLTVICDEARNIVQSTGSQILLKDGNDLKLCCGSGTPQLPVSIFPIATTKYGEILQKGEAAIITDAQKEIPEAERSVAANTMLIVPLIQCGTAIGLLLLSNKETGFDLIDKNIIELFAGQASMALRNATLSEQSDKLVVAEERQRLGRELHDSVTQALYAVTLCADAANRSMSRGMQETAAEQLHALREMAQQAMRDMRSLIFDLHPPELENEGLGGAIQSRMNSVEIRSGLNAKLYVQGEERRLTHSTEDELFRIALEALSNTTKHSRAQDVSVTLTYAPESVTMVITDNGNGFEIDQLPTGGMGLRNIRERAQKIHAELTINSTKGVGTTITLIVPATR; translated from the coding sequence ATGAATAACAAACAACTGTTACAAAAAGCAGCAGCAGCGATTCGGGCTGAGCATGATGTGTGTGTTGAAGAGCTGGCAAGCTTGCTCAGAAAACACCAGCCACAGCATTATGCTGATGAGAAGCCTTTTGAAACTGCGCAACATCTTTCAAGTTTCTTTACGCACCTTACAAAATCCATGGATGAACATTCACTGGAACCGCTGAGTATTTTTTTTGCATCCACTGCACAAAAAAAAATTTCACGCGGCATTCAGCTTTCAGATATGCTTGAAGGAATTATGCTGGGGAAATATTGTATCTCACAGGCTATTTTACGACACACCCCAAGCTCTGAAGAACGTAACAATATATTAGCTGCCATTGACCTGCTGTACGTAGATCTCAATAAAATCACAGGTGAAAAATATGCCAATTTGCTCACCGCAGAACGCAATGCAGAACATGAACGTATAAAGCTGCTTCTTGAAGCAACAAAAGCTATCACCAGCTTTACAAATCCTCAAAAAACGTTGGAGCACCTAGCGCAAGTTCTCAGTGAAACCCTCGATCAAGGTTTTTGCATAATTTTTTTGCAAAACAGCGAAACACAAGGGCTAGCTCCTCATGCAAGCTGGGGGCACTCTTCTCCTGAATATAAACGATGCTTCGAAGGAGTGCGACTGTGTACCTCCGGTGATTCTATTACAGCTATCGGCGGCGAAAGTTTTGGAATCTGCGCCCTTAATTCTGAAAGCAGTGTGATTGCAGAACACATTCCAGATAAAATCCGGTCTGAGCACATGGCATTGTTCCCTATCAAAAGCAGCGCAGCCAGTTTACACGGTATCGCTATGATAGGCTCCAATACACCGCATTACACAATCCAACCTGAACAAAAAGAGCTTATTGAAGGCATCTTGCATACTGTTTCTGCCGCAGTAGAGCTTGCAGCAAGCATTAAAGATAAAGAACGCCAGCTTAAAGAAAGCGAAAGCCTACGCCGTGTGGCTAATTTGCTTCTCCAACACCCTGAGGCAAAGACAGAATACGTCCTGACGGTTATTTGCGATGAGGCACGCAATATTGTTCAAAGTACCGGCAGCCAGATTCTTTTAAAAGACGGTAACGATCTCAAGCTGTGCTGCGGGTCGGGAACACCTCAGCTACCTGTTTCAATATTTCCTATTGCCACCACAAAGTATGGAGAAATTCTTCAAAAAGGCGAAGCTGCGATTATTACTGACGCGCAAAAAGAAATTCCAGAAGCAGAACGCAGTGTTGCCGCGAATACTATGCTCATAGTTCCCCTTATCCAGTGCGGCACAGCCATTGGATTGCTTCTTCTTTCTAATAAAGAAACCGGATTTGATCTGATTGATAAAAATATTATCGAATTATTTGCCGGACAAGCTTCCATGGCGTTACGCAACGCCACTCTTTCGGAGCAAAGTGACAAACTGGTTGTGGCAGAAGAACGCCAAAGATTAGGGCGCGAACTCCATGATTCCGTAACGCAGGCATTATATGCTGTTACGCTCTGTGCAGATGCTGCAAACCGCTCCATGTCACGAGGTATGCAGGAAACTGCTGCTGAACAGCTCCATGCACTGCGTGAAATGGCACAGCAAGCCATGCGCGACATGCGCTCACTTATCTTTGATTTACACCCGCCCGAACTGGAAAATGAAGGTCTGGGTGGCGCTATACAGTCACGCATGAACTCGGTAGAAATCCGCTCCGGTTTAAACGCAAAGCTTTATGTACAGGGCGAAGAACGCCGTCTTACCCATTCGACCGAAGACGAACTCTTTCGCATTGCTCTGGAAGCACTGAGTAACACAACAAAACATTCCCGTGCGCAGGATGTTTCAGTCACCCTTACATACGCCCCTGAGTCTGTTACCATGGTAATAACTGACAACGGAAACGGATTTGAAATTGACCAGCTCCCTACTGGCGGTATGGGGTTACGAAATATCCGCGAGCGGGCTCAAAAAATACACGCGGAACTCACTATAAACAGTACAAAAGGTGTCGGAACTACAATTACACTTATAGTACCGGCAACTCGCTAG
- the sstT gene encoding serine/threonine transporter SstT — protein sequence MDIVKRIASGSLVLQIVMGICFGVIVAMIAPDAAKSVSVLGNLFVKALKAVAPILVFVIVASSIANQKKGAHTNMRAIVTLYLVGTFMAALVAVVMSFVAPTTLTLVATDTGATPPSGIGEVINTLLFKIVDNPIDALASGNFIGILAWAIALGFFFQHAGESTKSVLSDVADGVSMIVKLVIRFAPLGIFGLVANTVATTGFEALAGYSHLILVLLTSMGIIALVVNPAIVWFKTKQNPYPLVFTCLKGSGITAFFTRSSAANIPVNMELCKRLNLHEDTYSVSIPLGATVNMGGAAITITVMTLAAVHTLGIQVDIATALLLSLIASISACGASGVAGGSLLLIPLACSLFGVPNDISMQVVAAGFIIGVIQDSAETALNSSTDVLFTAAADIAASPEKAVKATATVS from the coding sequence ATGGATATCGTAAAAAGAATCGCATCTGGTAGTTTAGTACTACAGATTGTGATGGGCATTTGTTTCGGCGTTATCGTAGCAATGATTGCTCCGGATGCCGCTAAATCAGTAAGCGTACTGGGTAACTTGTTTGTTAAAGCACTTAAGGCGGTGGCACCAATTCTTGTGTTTGTCATTGTTGCATCGTCTATTGCAAACCAGAAAAAAGGTGCGCACACAAACATGCGTGCTATTGTTACTCTGTACCTTGTGGGTACCTTTATGGCAGCATTAGTTGCTGTTGTAATGAGCTTTGTCGCTCCAACCACTCTCACCCTTGTTGCAACAGATACTGGTGCAACTCCTCCAAGCGGCATTGGCGAAGTTATCAATACTCTGCTCTTCAAAATTGTTGATAACCCAATTGATGCTCTTGCCAGTGGTAACTTTATTGGCATCCTCGCATGGGCTATCGCTCTGGGCTTCTTCTTCCAGCATGCGGGCGAAAGCACCAAGTCCGTACTGAGCGATGTTGCTGACGGCGTTTCCATGATCGTTAAGCTTGTTATCCGTTTTGCACCACTCGGTATTTTCGGTCTTGTTGCTAATACCGTAGCAACTACCGGTTTTGAAGCTCTTGCCGGATACAGCCATTTGATTTTAGTTCTGCTTACATCCATGGGTATTATTGCTCTTGTTGTAAACCCTGCAATTGTTTGGTTCAAAACAAAGCAGAACCCGTACCCGCTTGTGTTCACTTGCCTGAAAGGCAGTGGTATCACCGCATTCTTCACCCGTAGTTCCGCTGCTAACATTCCTGTAAACATGGAACTCTGTAAGCGTCTGAATCTTCACGAAGATACATACTCTGTGTCTATCCCGCTTGGCGCGACAGTAAACATGGGCGGTGCTGCGATTACGATTACCGTAATGACACTTGCAGCTGTTCATACCCTCGGTATTCAGGTTGATATTGCGACAGCATTGTTGCTGAGCCTTATCGCTTCCATTTCTGCATGTGGTGCTTCCGGTGTAGCTGGTGGCTCTTTGCTCCTTATTCCTCTGGCATGTAGCCTCTTTGGTGTACCGAATGATATCTCCATGCAGGTTGTAGCTGCTGGCTTTATTATCGGCGTAATTCAGGACTCCGCAGAAACCGCTCTTAACAGCTCTACAGATGTTCTGTTTACCGCTGCTGCTGATATTGCAGCTTCTCCTGAAAAAGCAGTGAAAGCTACCGCAACAGTATCGTAA
- a CDS encoding MerR family transcriptional regulator yields the protein MKSKSSYSIGEVSKICGLSKKALRHYDKIGIIKPDRSCGNNYRYYSRASLLAVPVIKYYKQMGFKLSEMKDVIERGDYRTLRESFKSKLKELREVEEAVFRNYTSVKDWYDLVLEAESVLLYKVQNVSVKFVEDGSYCFYDQDFEYDYRASIINIEFTNYIESIDNEITGPVIIRFPDYEEKMKGNCQHATVLQKTLKKCDPEKEAHFGGRMMVSAYHIGDHENINQTYERIAQWAEEHNHTLGPEVYERYVVDYWSIQEREKFVTEILMNISEPKK from the coding sequence GTGAAATCCAAAAGTAGTTATTCAATAGGAGAAGTCAGTAAGATTTGCGGCTTGTCAAAAAAGGCTCTGCGCCATTACGATAAAATTGGCATAATTAAACCAGACAGATCCTGCGGCAATAATTATAGATACTATTCCAGAGCGTCATTGTTGGCTGTTCCTGTTATCAAATATTATAAGCAGATGGGCTTTAAGCTCTCAGAAATGAAAGATGTTATCGAGAGAGGGGACTACCGAACCTTAAGAGAATCTTTCAAATCTAAGCTTAAAGAGTTGCGTGAAGTAGAAGAGGCTGTTTTTCGAAACTACACCTCAGTGAAAGACTGGTACGATCTGGTGTTGGAAGCAGAATCTGTTTTGCTTTACAAAGTACAGAATGTTTCAGTGAAGTTTGTTGAGGATGGATCGTATTGTTTTTACGATCAGGACTTTGAGTATGATTACCGTGCCTCCATCATTAATATAGAGTTCACCAATTATATTGAATCCATCGACAACGAGATTACCGGGCCTGTCATTATCCGATTCCCTGATTATGAAGAAAAAATGAAGGGAAATTGCCAACACGCAACTGTGCTTCAGAAAACTCTCAAAAAGTGTGACCCTGAAAAAGAGGCGCACTTTGGTGGGAGAATGATGGTCTCTGCGTACCACATAGGCGACCATGAGAACATTAATCAGACCTATGAAAGGATTGCTCAATGGGCTGAAGAGCATAATCATACCTTAGGTCCTGAAGTCTATGAACGGTATGTTGTGGACTATTGGAGTATTCAGGAACGTGAAAAATTTGTAACTGAAATTCTTATGAATATTTCTGAACCGAAAAAGTAG
- the eutM gene encoding ethanolamine utilization microcompartment protein EutM yields the protein MSKHDALGMIETKGLVGAIEASDAMVKAANVTLLGKEHIGSGLVTVMVRGDVGAVKAATDAGAAAAQRVGEVISVHVIPRPHADVECILPENKEA from the coding sequence ATGTCTAAGCATGATGCATTAGGAATGATCGAAACTAAAGGCCTCGTTGGCGCTATCGAAGCAAGTGACGCAATGGTTAAAGCTGCTAACGTTACTCTTCTTGGTAAAGAGCACATCGGTAGCGGTCTCGTAACTGTAATGGTTCGCGGCGACGTTGGTGCTGTTAAAGCTGCAACTGATGCTGGTGCTGCTGCTGCACAGCGTGTTGGTGAAGTTATTTCCGTACACGTTATCCCTCGTCCGCATGCAGACGTTGAGTGCATCCTTCCTGAAAACAAGGAAGCTTAA
- a CDS encoding putative quinol monooxygenase: MAKMQIVANGWHLVRTCVKNYLSNGVSMKVEDRFIVTVLLRAKQDKVMDLRQYTQQLAENCRHHEGLLLHTMHQDQLNPTVFFVYEHFASEKAFQEHLNSDAFKNVQSELSEFLNGKPEIQTWSMSKQMGCFGE; the protein is encoded by the coding sequence ATGGCGAAGATGCAAATCGTTGCCAACGGCTGGCACTTAGTTCGAACCTGTGTGAAGAATTATCTTTCAAATGGGGTGAGCATGAAAGTGGAAGACAGGTTTATTGTGACTGTTTTGCTGCGGGCTAAGCAAGACAAGGTAATGGATTTGCGACAGTATACTCAGCAGCTTGCAGAAAATTGCAGGCATCATGAAGGGCTTTTGCTGCATACTATGCATCAGGATCAACTAAACCCGACAGTGTTTTTTGTGTATGAGCATTTTGCTTCAGAAAAGGCGTTTCAGGAGCATCTTAACAGCGACGCGTTTAAAAATGTTCAAAGTGAGTTGAGTGAATTTCTCAACGGCAAACCGGAAATTCAAACGTGGTCTATGTCGAAACAGATGGGCTGTTTTGGCGAGTGA
- a CDS encoding malic enzyme-like NAD(P)-binding protein: MALFTKEEALEYHKLPRRGKVEVIPVKPCGSQKDLSMAYSPGVAEACKAIHSDPAAAALYTGKSNLVAVVSNGTAVLGLGNIGPLAGKPVMEGKGVLFKTFADIDVFDINLDVTDADELIRIVKAMEPTFGGINLEDIKAPECFYIEDELKKMMNIPVFHDDQHGTAVISGAGLINACEITNRKIEDLKVVVVGAGAAGIACTKFYVQMGIDPQNIFMFDSRGLIHKGRNDLNPFKAEFAQEKDLGSLEEVIKGADCFLGLSTKGLLSKDMVRSMAKDPVIFAMANPDPEITYDDAKEASPNCIMGTGRSDYPNQVNNVSGFPYIFRGALDVGATIINEEMKVAAAQSLADLAKEPVPSEICDAYGVKSLSFGIDYIIPKPLDPRVLEWEVPAVAQAAMDTGVATMPIQDMEAYKQSLKQRISASHERIAPFVASYYD; this comes from the coding sequence ATGGCATTGTTCACTAAAGAAGAAGCCCTTGAGTATCATAAGCTTCCACGTAGAGGTAAAGTTGAAGTTATCCCTGTAAAGCCTTGCGGATCACAAAAAGACCTCTCCATGGCGTACTCACCGGGTGTTGCAGAAGCATGTAAAGCTATTCACTCTGACCCTGCTGCTGCTGCACTATATACAGGTAAATCCAACCTTGTTGCAGTTGTTTCCAACGGCACAGCGGTTCTTGGTCTCGGCAATATCGGTCCTCTTGCAGGTAAGCCGGTTATGGAAGGAAAAGGTGTTCTCTTCAAAACATTTGCAGATATCGACGTGTTTGACATCAACCTTGATGTCACCGACGCCGACGAACTCATCCGCATTGTAAAAGCTATGGAACCGACCTTCGGCGGCATCAACCTTGAAGACATCAAGGCTCCTGAATGCTTCTACATTGAAGATGAACTTAAAAAAATGATGAATATTCCTGTGTTCCATGATGACCAGCACGGAACAGCCGTTATCTCCGGTGCGGGTCTCATCAACGCATGTGAGATAACAAACCGTAAAATTGAAGATTTGAAAGTTGTTGTCGTAGGCGCAGGTGCTGCGGGTATCGCGTGTACAAAGTTCTACGTACAAATGGGTATCGACCCTCAAAACATCTTCATGTTTGATTCACGCGGCTTGATTCATAAGGGTCGTAATGATCTCAATCCATTCAAAGCTGAATTTGCTCAGGAAAAAGATTTAGGTTCTCTTGAGGAAGTTATTAAAGGAGCAGACTGCTTCCTTGGTCTTTCCACTAAAGGACTTCTTTCTAAAGATATGGTTCGTTCCATGGCAAAAGACCCTGTTATCTTTGCAATGGCAAATCCTGACCCTGAAATCACCTATGACGACGCCAAAGAAGCCAGTCCTAACTGCATTATGGGCACGGGTCGCTCTGACTATCCTAATCAGGTGAACAATGTCTCCGGCTTCCCGTATATCTTCCGCGGTGCTCTTGATGTAGGCGCAACCATCATTAACGAAGAAATGAAAGTTGCCGCCGCACAATCACTTGCAGACTTAGCTAAGGAACCGGTTCCTAGCGAAATCTGCGATGCATACGGTGTAAAATCCCTTTCCTTCGGCATTGATTACATTATTCCTAAGCCTCTCGACCCACGCGTTCTTGAATGGGAAGTTCCTGCCGTTGCCCAGGCAGCAATGGACACTGGCGTTGCAACAATGCCTATCCAAGACATGGAAGCGTATAAGCAAAGTCTCAAGCAACGTATATCCGCTTCTCACGAACGAATCGCCCCATTCGTAGCTAGTTACTACGACTAA
- a CDS encoding phosphate propanoyltransferase, translating into MSSSYDAVLKLLLEAVEKTVEKPQAQKNGISVGISNRHLHLSQEDVNALFGEGYQLTVLKELSQPGQFGCKETVTICGPKGAIEKVRVLGPVRSKTQVEILAGDCFKLGVKAPARLSGDLDGTPGATLIGPKGSVQLKEGLIVAQRHIHMHTSDALVHGVKDGQMVGIELDGVRGGVFRNVAIRVTDDSALELHVDMEEANAMSLTSASVVEIAN; encoded by the coding sequence ATGAGTAGTAGTTACGATGCAGTGTTGAAATTGTTGCTTGAAGCTGTTGAAAAAACAGTTGAAAAGCCCCAGGCACAAAAAAATGGTATTTCTGTAGGTATTTCTAACCGCCACCTGCACCTTTCACAGGAAGATGTGAATGCATTGTTTGGCGAAGGATACCAGCTGACTGTACTTAAAGAACTCTCCCAGCCAGGACAGTTTGGTTGCAAAGAAACTGTAACTATCTGCGGTCCTAAAGGGGCAATTGAAAAAGTTCGTGTGCTTGGACCTGTGCGTAGCAAAACACAGGTTGAAATTCTTGCTGGTGACTGCTTTAAACTTGGTGTTAAAGCTCCTGCAAGATTATCTGGAGATCTGGATGGAACTCCGGGTGCTACACTTATCGGTCCGAAAGGATCTGTTCAGTTAAAAGAGGGGCTGATTGTTGCTCAGCGTCATATCCACATGCACACAAGCGATGCATTGGTACATGGCGTAAAAGATGGGCAGATGGTCGGCATTGAACTCGACGGGGTTCGTGGCGGTGTTTTTCGCAACGTAGCAATCCGTGTCACCGATGATTCCGCACTGGAACTTCACGTAGACATGGAAGAAGCAAACGCAATGAGTCTTACATCAGCGTCCGTCGTTGAAATAGCAAATTAA
- a CDS encoding flavin reductase family protein produces MEKVNIGPQGFTLPMPQAILGTHIEGRPNYMALGWVTRVNYSPPLIGIGVHKGHATHQAITETGQFSINFPSTEMVNITDYVGLVSNKRVDKSELFDRFYGELKDAPLIKECPLSLECKLYETVSLPTNTLFIGEIVGTWCEERYMTDGVPDISKIKPFVLTMPDNRYWEVGRCVGHAWKAGKALKK; encoded by the coding sequence ATGGAAAAAGTCAATATAGGCCCACAAGGATTCACTCTTCCTATGCCTCAAGCCATTTTAGGGACACACATAGAAGGGCGTCCAAACTACATGGCTTTAGGCTGGGTTACCCGCGTGAACTACTCACCGCCCCTTATTGGTATCGGTGTACATAAAGGACACGCAACGCATCAGGCTATCACAGAAACCGGTCAGTTCAGCATCAATTTTCCATCTACAGAAATGGTGAACATTACAGATTATGTTGGACTTGTTTCCAATAAACGCGTCGATAAATCAGAGCTTTTTGATCGATTTTACGGAGAGCTGAAAGATGCACCGCTTATCAAGGAATGTCCCCTTTCTTTAGAGTGCAAGCTATACGAAACAGTCTCTCTGCCAACGAATACTCTGTTCATTGGTGAAATTGTGGGCACATGGTGCGAAGAAAGATATATGACCGACGGCGTGCCGGACATTTCTAAAATTAAACCGTTTGTGCTGACCATGCCGGACAACCGTTACTGGGAAGTTGGTCGGTGTGTGGGGCATGCATGGAAAGCTGGTAAAGCGCTTAAAAAATAA